Genomic window (Wenzhouxiangella marina):
GACTCGGGGCAGCGGAGGGCGCGCCTACTGGCCTGCGCCGGAATGCCGGCCTCGTCGAATCCTTCAGCGTCGGGACTGGCCGCCCGGCATCGAGCAGCAGCATCGGTCGGGCCTGCGCGTCGTTCGTAGCAGCATCCGCCTCGAGGGCTCTCCGACCCTGGGCGGGCTCAAGCATGGCAACCGCCTGGAACAGGTGCTGGCCGCCAGAGAATGCCTGGAAAGAGGCGCGGACGAGGCGATTCTCCTCGACACGGACGGATGCCTGGCCGAAGCGATCGCCAGCAACCTCCTGCTCCTCATCGACGGCGAGTGCCTGGCCCCGGATTCGCGCGCGGCTGTGGCCGGTGTCGGTCTGGACTGGCTCCTCGACCAGCCAGAGGCCGGCGTCCGCAAGGCCCGACTCGAAGCCAGCGATCTGGACCGGGCTGAATCGATCATGGTGATAAACTCGGTGGCCGGCATTCGTCCGGTCAGGGAACTGGACGGGCGCGCACTGGAAATCGGTGGACTGTGCCGCCGCTTCCAGGCCTTGTGGACCCAGCGACTCGACCCGCCATGCGACGACTGATCAGCGTTTTCCTACTGTTCCTGCTGCTGGCTGCAGGGGTGACCGCCTGGCAGTGGTCGGCCTGGCGCGATTTCCTGCAATCGCCCGTCAATCCGGATGGACCGGTGGCGCTCTGGATCGCGCCCGGCACGAGCTTCGGCGGCCTGGTCCGCCAGTTCGAGGCGCTCGGCCTGGCCCGACCGGA
Coding sequences:
- the pabC gene encoding aminodeoxychorismate lyase, with amino-acid sequence MSRARIDCLIDGRADDRLPADDRGLLYGDALFETMAFLNGRCPLWSRHWTRLRHGAGVLGIPLPEETLVESECRRLLAGDERAVIRLTLTRGSGGRAYWPAPECRPRRILQRRDWPPGIEQQHRSGLRVVRSSIRLEGSPTLGGLKHGNRLEQVLAARECLERGADEAILLDTDGCLAEAIASNLLLLIDGECLAPDSRAAVAGVGLDWLLDQPEAGVRKARLEASDLDRAESIMVINSVAGIRPVRELDGRALEIGGLCRRFQALWTQRLDPPCDD